ATCACACGTCTATCTTTTATAGATAAAATAACTTCCTTACAGGTTCTTCCACCACCACTCGGATGCCTAACAATTGGTAGGTTGTCATGCGCTATCCAATTAAGAGAGTTGTTATACGTGTGATGCTCTTTGTCCGATATATGTCCAACGGTGCACGTCAAACCATCCATATGAAGCACAACACTACATCACGCCATTAGATCTTTTATATGACAGATGGCCACTTAAGTTTCACATAGAAGTTCCGTTCAATTAAATCAcgagcaagcaaagcaaggaTGACGCCACATTGCATTTAATTCCATAAATAAAAAAGCAACATCTTCCAAACCGAATACGGGAATTATGATCTACTATTTACAATAGTGGGTGTTTCGAtcttcaaaacaaaatctcaTTTGGGTACACGATACCTTGAAAACGTTTTGATTTATTCCAAAGTTAATTATTTTGATGACCAATCCCCCTAATTACTAATAGAATACATAACTCTCCATCCTTTTGTATTCACGTGCAACACGACTTCCCGGAATTGGATAAAACTTGGCAAGTGAAATATACATGGAAGGATGAATAGACCGTGAGAACACGACGGTCATGGGAGAACCCATAACCATCATAGTTTAGAGTGGCGCAAGGCGTCGAGCCAAACTGTCCCGACCACGCTAACATCCCTCGTGGGCTGATGGCCCACCTTACTTATGATGTTTAAATCTTGACCCACTTCATTTATATATCCATGAAGCGTTCGCGATGGAGGGAAGGCCAAATCATGAAACAAGATTACCATGCAAAAACCATCTTGTGCATGTTTATAGTAATAGTAGTGTAGTGGACTCTCTTTTTTATCGCATGAGATACAGCACATAATTGTGATATATAATTTTGAACGATCGTATAAATTGTTGTACATGGTATGTTGTCATGGTGATACTTTTATACACGTGATGATTTCTGAATATGCACTTgtcccctaaaaaaagaatatgCACTTGTGTTGCTATTAATGAAAGCTTTAACTGATTATCATGTTCTTGACATTGATCCACCAACTTCATGTCATCATACTTAAAACAATGCTCCGTATTAATTACTTTTGCTTGGTTGTAACTTCGATGAAGACCAGATGGCAAGCTTAATCACATGTGTCCTTTCCAAACCATTTCCTTCAGCGTGTCCACCAATGCATATGCTCTAACATGACTTTGAGTCACTGGAACATAGAGCCCCACGTCACGTGGGCCAGATGATAGATTGCCACTGTGCACTAAGCCCGCATACAAGTGGCCCAGAACGTTAAGCTAAAGAATCTCTTTGACGCGACCATAGCTGCAGGTCCCATGATGGAGGGAGGACCCCGAGGCCATTTTTTGTAGAGAAAATATGGACGGAGTAGTATTTGCTTTTGAACATATTGTATCGCAAAGTCtcaatttttgaaaaatttatCAGTTAACCCATACTATTTTACTAATATGTAACCCATAATCTGGCTATTAAAGCAATGGGACTTACATGTTAGTTTCTACCGCATGAGAGGGTTGGTTTCATGCGTTCCGGTGCGGTTCTAACCTAGTTCGCATTGGTTCGGGCCCGACTGACTATTAGATAAATTGGTGAATGTGGAAAATGTGCTTACATGGTGttaaaggagaagaaggtggaTGGTGACGAATTGAAACTTGAACTtaagaaagagaagacaatTCAGAAGTTTGGGCAGAAGATTGTTAGGACCAAAACAAGACGAGGACGCATAAAACCAACCCTGTTCATGCAGACACTGTTATCCAGCTGGATAGACAGATGATTAATTTTCTTATACAGATAGATAGtattccctccattccataattcttgttgaaatattagaTATATCTGACGTTTTTTTacgaatagatacatccattttttgacaactttgaaacaaaaattatgaaacgaagggagtataataGTACGGGTTAAGTGATAAAATTCCAATAGTTGTGATTTTGTGATATAAAATGTTCAAAAGTAAGGGTTTCTTGATATTTACTCTCTTAACGCAAAGGCCATATTTGCACATGAATGGTTGAAAGAGTTTCTCATAATTTCGCAACATAACCTTACCATAAAGACCACAGTTTTCTCGTGAAAGCCATGCATCACAAAAAGTCACAATGTGACAGTTTTTTCCTGGCGCAGCATAGTCACGGCCAGGCTAATTTCAAACATCACtctaaaagaaaaggtaaaccGAAATACCAACAGATATCAACataacacccccccccccccccaccaccacccaaaaaaagaaaaatacaacaatCTGAAATTTACATGGCAGTTCATCGGTCTTATAATGGGACGACTGCGATGCAAATTTGCCATAACATGAGCATCCTGAGTTGTTCTGACCAGATGgtgaagaaacaaaatgaatTGCACCCGCCACAAACTGCAGGTCCTATTGAGTTGGATCAGAGAACAACCGTCTGAAGCTCCATTTCCCACCCAAGCTGGATCCTTAAGAGACAAAGAATCAGCCGAGCTTCACCATGCTCGATGAATCAGATCTGCAGACGTCGCCACGACAAAGTGGACAAACCCTGGGAATAGAAATATAATTCATCTTAGCAGAAAGATACATTATATGGGATACTGCAACAGACTAGCTGATCCTTATTATATTATATACCAATAGATGCATAACTGCATGaagtaaataaaaaacaatataGCAACTCAGGAAGAGCAAATGCTGACGAGAAATTTTCTACCAGTTATGTTGCAGTAAAGATATCAAATCTTCATATATAAACTAAGTTATGTGCCATAAAATTGAGGTTGGGAAATCAGGGTTAGTTTCAAAGACATGCCTTACTTGCACGAAAAGTATTTAAAAGGTGCATACTTTGAATTAATAAGCTCAACACTTAACTTAAATTGCATATATGCAAGCATCCAGgcatttttcctttctttctaaACATAGATAAGAAAAACTTTATTTAGTCGAATGATTGCCAGTGGTTGAAACATTTGAAAGGGTGCCTTCAATTTAAAACATTTATGTGACAAGACATTTAACACCACTAAAAAGAGATTGACACCTCGTGAGTTGTAGCTAGCAGATGTAATGCatgcagtggcggagccaggtGGGTGGCACGGTGGAGCATGCCTCACCCTTAAAAGCTCAAAAGGACAATCTCTTATAGAGGAAAAATCCAACAAAATCCCACTTGCCCCACCCTAAATTTTTGTTCTAACTCCGCCACTGAATGCATGTCTCGGTAAGTCTAGTCTCTGTCACAACACAAAATCTCTGACACAACACAAAGATGATTTATCTGGTCATATTGGCACTACATTTCAAATGTACAAACCAAGAACTACAGCTTGGTTTAGGTTGAACTGCGTTCTTTTTACATGGCTGAACTTCATTGTTTCTacaaaaacaccaaaagtTGTCCAACTAATTAACTGAAAAGTACGTTTAGGAAGCATGTAGCTCTTTCGTTAGAGAATGTCAATTGTCATGTTAGAGAACATGTCCACATGGAATAGCTATAGAGCTCCCATGTCAAGGAGATATAAGCACAGAATGTTGAATTTGGAATTTCCTTCTTTACCTTCCATGTGAATTAGAAAGTTTCATGAAGAATACCTGTGAATCTCTTTCAGCCATTTATCTACACATGTTAGATGAAATTCATGATTGCACGGAAGTACGCGAACACAGTCTCCCTCTTCATATTCAACAAGGCAAATATAGCATCTGCATAGTGGGAGGAAAATGAGAAGTTGCAAGAAGATGTAGGGTTGTTTAGATTATTTATCTCATAAATATCTACCAACAACAggacaggaaaaaaaaaagaatgcttACAAACAAGTAGCAAGACAGAGAGTGCTAAATGTTCCGCTGTCCTAAGATACTTACGTGCTTCACAGCTGGAAATGAACCTGCCGCTTAGATGACAACTATACAAACCACCACGTGCGCAACTGAGGGAATAGCAGTTGTGCTGAGGACCTTGCAAACACGAGTATTCAATGTCTAAAGCgggttttttttctaattagCTTGTGCTTAGGAGATTTGGATACCCTGCCCTTCGGCTTCAACCCCGATTACAAGTGCATACATGCCTTTTGAGTCATACAAATTATTTTGGCTAGAATGGTAGATTGAGGCGTATGAGAAAAATGGAGTGTCCTCAAGCACCTCAAATCTTCATGCATGTATCCAAGAACTTGATTTGTGATCTAACTGAGCTCGAGGCAGTGGATCTAAATCCTTCTGGATACTAGTGTgagtttttttccttcttaaCCAGCCTCTGCTATACTTGCAATTCTTACAATTACTGACAATAATAGTGTCTACGCAGATGTGAACATAGGCATTGGCATTTCATGTATTAACTTCCCATCATGTGCATGGATGCTACATTGTTGAGTAGTCTCAAGAGTGCATCATAGCGTACTAGCATTAATGAAACACCGATACATATATCAAAAGTTGCTAAGTTCGAACATTTAAGTAACAATTTGTAAAAGAACTTCATGGTAAGCTTAATTTAATGGCTTACTGTGCCGCCTCATCAGCTTGTTGTTTTAATGGCTTCTTGTACACCTTGACAGGAAGACACTCAACAATCTCCTTTGGAGCAGGAACAGATCCAATTGAAGGAAACGATGGCCTAGAGGATAAAGCAGCAGACTGTTGGTGGATTTCATCCAGAACCTATGAGAGCCATAACCATGTGGATGTAAGTTCGCATCTTTCAACAGTTAAGGTAAATAGCAATAAGTACAAATGCATGCACAACATACCTCAAAGAGTGCTTCTGCTAGCATAACAATTCTTGATATGCTAGCCCTTGTGCCGGTCTCTTCATCAGAATTACCTGGTCTAGTGCTTGTTCTACAGTTGCAATTTCCTGTTCTATGCTGGCCAGATAGAATGCATGATCTCTCATGACCTGATAAATTTTCAAACCTGCCACCCAATCTTTGGAGAGCTCGTACCTGTTAAGAATGCAAAAGCTATAAATATACATGCAGGTAAGTTAGAAAGGCTCAAAATAGTGGAACTCTAGACCACCTGAGATCTtattctcctcctcctctcaaGAAAAGCTGATCTGCGCTCAAGTAGATCCCGATTACTGGTCTCTCTTATAGTTCCAGAGCCAGGAGTGTACATGCTAGTTGAAGAGTCTGATTGCAGTTCAGACCTTCTATCTGAATTAGTCCTTTGCATCACTGATGAATCTTGCCTCGCACTAGCATTTCCTGCTGGCCACACTGGCCTATCATAAAGAAGTGAAGGGGTGAACAAACCATCTGAGAGTGGAGTCCTCCTGAGAACTCTGTCACGAAGCCTTCCAACACTTAGTGTTCGGCTAAACCGAACACTTCCTTCGGAAGGTTCCTGGGACCCCATCCTTCTGTATGAATACCTCAAACTAGCATCTTCAGATTCCATCAAAGTTCTCCTAGCCTGATGAGCCGCTCTAGCTTGTGTTGTGACGCTATCTCGAAGCATATCCAGAGTTGAATCAATTCCAGAAGTCGATGGGCCACTTTGTTGCGAGATGTTCGCAACAGAAGAATGATCCACATTTCCACGGCCTCCAACAGGATTAACTGAAGTGGAGAGTCCAGATGACAGAATGGAGCATGCCACTGATGATCCCAAGCTGACAGCTCTGCTCAACCCAAAGTTGACTCCAAAACATGGCCGCGATCTGTCAGAGGGATTTGGTGACTGGTATTCCTCGACCACGATACTGGTGGTAGTGGCATTCTGCAATATGTCATCATCTTGGTCTCTGTCGCTATCTGATGAAGGCACCGTTCTGCCTTCACTTGGATGAGATTTAGGAACCGTAGGAGCACCATCATCTGATTTGTCAATGTGAGGAACTGAAGGCAGGCTTGCAGTGTCCCCTCCCTTGCTAGACTGCAATCATGCAAATGTGCCATTCGGTTACAAAGCTAGGATTTAATTCTAAAACGTCATTCACCGATACATATACTTAACGACACATCTCTTACACTTAACGCAAGTACAATTAATCATTGACAAATACATATACTCCTAGTTTGAATCAGGGAAACTCACACCACACATTCCTCCTGCACCTCTCATAATTCCAAGACAAAAGGTCAATGCAAGAGAACACAATGATTTTGCAAGAAATACTCTGCCATATCTAATTCATCAGAACACTCGTCGTGAAACCAAATTACCAACTAATCCACGTGTGTGGCGCACTGAAAGATCATCTCCCCATCCAAGAATAAACTGACTCCACAACTCTGAAAAAATCCTATCAAGAAATTGGAGAAACCAAACTCCTGAACCGAGACAGGAGATGGCAGACATCAATCAGTGGGCATGCGCAAGATCTACCACAGCCCATACACAGAAACGCCTTTTTGTTTACCAGATTTACCAATGGCGTAGCGGCAGTGCCTTTACCTCGacccgtggcggcggcggcggcgttgaggAAGCATCACACTCCGGCGT
The Brachypodium distachyon strain Bd21 chromosome 2, Brachypodium_distachyon_v3.0, whole genome shotgun sequence genome window above contains:
- the LOC100838775 gene encoding E3 ubiquitin-protein ligase RLIM, with product MGSGSSKGALEVASSSSGGGEAKKRNGKWRGRSLLPLPSSSCFRGFTPECDASSTPPPPPRVESSKGGDTASLPSVPHIDKSDDGAPTVPKSHPSEGRTVPSSDSDRDQDDDILQNATTTSIVVEEYQSPNPSDRSRPCFGVNFGLSRAVSLGSSVACSILSSGLSTSVNPVGGRGNVDHSSVANISQQSGPSTSGIDSTLDMLRDSVTTQARAAHQARRTLMESEDASLRYSYRRMGSQEPSEGSVRFSRTLSVGRLRDRVLRRTPLSDGLFTPSLLYDRPVWPAGNASARQDSSVMQRTNSDRRSELQSDSSTSMYTPGSGTIRETSNRDLLERRSAFLERRRRIRSQVRALQRLGGRFENLSGHERSCILSGQHRTGNCNCRTSTRPGNSDEETGTRASISRIVMLAEALFEVLDEIHQQSAALSSRPSFPSIGSVPAPKEIVECLPVKVYKKPLKQQADEAAQCYICLVEYEEGDCVRVLPCNHEFHLTCVDKWLKEIHRVCPLCRGDVCRSDSSSMVKLG